A portion of the Clostridium gelidum genome contains these proteins:
- a CDS encoding maltose acetyltransferase domain-containing protein has protein sequence MTIREKMKNGMLYVDVGEGLDEERRRCKELLYDYNNTHPNEEIKRKDLLKKLLGDMGEDIWIEPPVHMAYGTNVHIGNHFYANFNLVIVDDIDVYIGEHVMIAPNVTITPTGHPVDSDLRRPGTQFSIPVRIGNDVWIGSNAVILPGITIGDNSVIGAGSVVTHDIPENVIAVGNPCRVLRKINERDKEYYYKNRRVD, from the coding sequence ATGACTATAAGAGAGAAAATGAAAAATGGTATGTTGTATGTAGATGTTGGGGAGGGACTTGACGAGGAACGTAGAAGGTGTAAAGAATTATTATATGATTATAACAATACACATCCAAATGAAGAAATAAAAAGGAAAGATTTGCTGAAAAAATTATTGGGCGATATGGGTGAGGATATTTGGATTGAACCACCAGTACACATGGCATATGGTACAAATGTGCACATTGGCAATCATTTTTATGCTAATTTTAATCTTGTAATTGTAGATGATATTGATGTTTATATAGGTGAGCATGTAATGATAGCACCTAATGTAACAATAACACCTACAGGCCATCCCGTTGACTCAGATCTTCGCAGACCAGGTACTCAGTTTTCAATTCCAGTAAGAATTGGTAACGATGTATGGATAGGCTCAAATGCAGTAATTTTACCAGGAATCACGATTGGAGATAATTCAGTTATTGGTGCTGGAAGTGTTGTTACTCATGATATTCCTGAAAATGTAATCGCTGTAGGAAATCCATGTCGTGTATTAAGAAAGATAAATGAACGTGATAAAGAGTATTATTATAAAAACAGAAGGGTTGATTAA
- a CDS encoding GGGtGRT protein — protein sequence MVMFESYERRIDQITPVLKKYGMETLEDAKAVCADLGIDPYTIVKETQAIAFENAGWAYTLGAAIAIKKGCKKAADASEAIGEGLQAFCIPGSVADDRKVGLGHGNLGAMLLREETKCFAFLAGHESFAAAEGAIKIAEEANKVRKEPLRVILNGLGKDAAFIISRINGFTYVQTKFDYYTGEVTVVKEKAYSTGARGKVKCYGCDDVREGVAIMHKEGVDVSITGNSTNPTRFQHPVAGTYKKECIQEGKKYFSVASGGGTGRTLHPDNMGAGPASYGMTDTMGRMHSDAQFAGSSSVPAHVEMMGLIGMGNNPMVGATVAVAVAVQQGMNK from the coding sequence ATGGTAATGTTTGAAAGTTATGAAAGAAGAATTGATCAAATTACTCCAGTACTTAAGAAGTACGGAATGGAAACTCTAGAAGATGCAAAGGCAGTTTGTGCAGATCTTGGAATAGATCCTTACACAATTGTTAAGGAAACACAAGCAATTGCATTTGAAAACGCTGGATGGGCTTATACTTTAGGAGCTGCTATAGCTATAAAGAAAGGCTGCAAGAAGGCTGCTGATGCTTCAGAAGCAATCGGAGAAGGATTACAAGCATTTTGTATCCCAGGTTCTGTTGCTGATGACAGAAAAGTTGGACTTGGACACGGAAACTTAGGAGCTATGCTTTTAAGAGAAGAAACTAAATGTTTCGCATTCTTAGCAGGACATGAAAGTTTTGCTGCTGCTGAAGGTGCTATTAAAATAGCAGAAGAAGCTAACAAAGTAAGAAAAGAACCATTAAGAGTTATATTAAACGGTCTTGGAAAAGATGCTGCATTCATAATCTCAAGAATTAATGGATTCACATATGTTCAAACTAAATTTGACTATTATACTGGTGAAGTTACAGTAGTTAAAGAAAAAGCTTACTCAACAGGAGCTAGAGGTAAAGTTAAGTGTTATGGTTGTGACGATGTTAGAGAAGGTGTTGCAATAATGCACAAAGAAGGCGTTGACGTATCAATCACTGGTAACTCAACTAACCCTACTAGATTCCAACATCCAGTTGCAGGAACATACAAGAAAGAATGTATCCAAGAAGGTAAGAAATACTTCTCAGTAGCATCAGGTGGTGGTACAGGAAGAACTCTTCACCCAGATAACATGGGAGCAGGTCCAGCTTCATACGGTATGACTGATACTATGGGAAGAATGCATTCAGATGCACAATTCGCAGGATCATCATCAGTTCCAGCTCATGTTGAAATGATGGGTCTTATCGGAATGGGTAACAATCCAATGGTAGGAGCTACTGTTGCAGTTGCTGTTGCTGTTCAACAAGGAATGAATAAATAG
- a CDS encoding sigma-70 family RNA polymerase sigma factor, which yields MVLETSTTVNSKIEIVNFKTLSKDSFVEIIQENRVSLYRLSKSILKNEADVQDAISETIIKAYTNIYKLKLMDSFKPWIMKILVNECYSIIKKHKKLELVDDFADYEGSYEDKTEDNLMFYVNQLDEEFKSVIILFYYDDISIKNISIILNISEGTVKSRLSRAKAKLKAMMENNLRGDSFE from the coding sequence TTGGTATTAGAAACTAGTACTACAGTAAATTCCAAAATAGAAATTGTTAATTTTAAAACTCTTAGCAAGGATTCTTTTGTAGAGATTATACAGGAGAATAGAGTATCTCTCTATAGGCTTTCAAAAAGTATATTAAAGAACGAGGCTGATGTTCAGGATGCTATAAGTGAAACAATTATTAAAGCCTATACAAATATATATAAACTAAAACTAATGGATAGCTTTAAACCTTGGATTATGAAAATACTTGTAAATGAATGCTACAGCATAATAAAAAAACATAAGAAATTAGAGCTTGTAGATGATTTCGCTGACTATGAAGGAAGCTACGAAGATAAGACTGAGGATAATCTTATGTTTTATGTTAATCAATTAGATGAGGAATTTAAGAGTGTAATCATTCTATTTTACTATGATGATATAAGCATAAAGAATATCAGTATTATTCTAAATATTTCTGAAGGTACGGTAAAGTCTAGACTAAGTAGAGCTAAAGCAAAGCTTAAGGCTATGATGGAAAATAATTTAAGGGGTGATAGTTTTGAATAA
- a CDS encoding GNAT family N-acetyltransferase, producing MKDLFLVEPNKQYQKSFENYALTYRKINDEHYFNKYKKALENFQDYLNNLQNYSKGNELPQGEVVTSTFWLIDKKEVVGVVRIRHQEVECAGHIGYDISPDYRNRGYGFQILKLALGKAINIGIEEVILTCNIDNTASKKIIEKNNGKLLGTIFDEEDNEYLYKYSITVATN from the coding sequence ATGAAAGATTTATTTTTAGTTGAGCCTAATAAACAATATCAAAAGAGTTTTGAAAATTATGCTCTAACATACAGAAAAATAAATGATGAACATTATTTTAATAAGTATAAAAAAGCCTTAGAAAATTTCCAAGATTATTTAAACAACTTGCAGAATTATTCAAAGGGAAACGAGTTACCTCAAGGAGAGGTTGTAACTTCTACATTCTGGTTAATTGATAAAAAAGAAGTTGTAGGAGTAGTGAGAATTAGACACCAAGAGGTAGAATGTGCTGGGCATATAGGTTATGATATATCACCTGATTACAGAAATAGAGGTTATGGTTTTCAGATTTTAAAGCTGGCATTGGGAAAGGCTATAAATATAGGAATAGAAGAAGTAATTTTAACTTGTAATATAGACAATACAGCCTCAAAGAAAATTATAGAAAAGAACAATGGTAAATTATTAGGAACTATTTTTGATGAAGAGGACAATGAATATCTGTACAAATATAGTATTACAGTAGCAACTAACTAA
- a CDS encoding VOC family protein: MKFDHGAFQVSNMDDSIEFYTKKLGFKFNFRSINEAEKEEYAFLELENARIELIQDLKTTYQKPEIRKPYCPHFCIEVHDMGAAVEMLKKYNMNILRGPLEVAGEETWIYFSDLDNNILEYIQWYKKK; this comes from the coding sequence ATGAAATTTGATCATGGTGCTTTTCAAGTATCAAATATGGATGATTCAATTGAATTCTATACAAAAAAGCTTGGTTTTAAATTTAATTTTAGGTCAATTAATGAAGCTGAAAAAGAGGAATATGCATTTCTCGAACTAGAGAATGCTCGTATTGAATTGATACAAGACTTAAAAACTACATATCAAAAACCTGAAATAAGAAAGCCATATTGTCCTCATTTTTGTATAGAAGTTCATGATATGGGAGCAGCAGTTGAAATGTTAAAAAAATATAATATGAATATTTTAAGAGGACCATTAGAGGTAGCAGGGGAAGAAACCTGGATTTACTTCTCTGACCTAGATAATAATATTTTAGAGTATATCCAATGGTATAAGAAAAAATAA
- a CDS encoding ATP-binding protein, protein MTKVLENYIETLIAEATEIDFKADLEVKKPKSWLKSVSSFANGIGGILIFGVDDNKEIKGLSDIQKTSERITELIKEKIEPQPEIIMKPYKSKDRKEVLCVKVYSGMATPYYYSNDGNKIAFIRIGNQSVIAPPHILNELILKGQNRTYDSLISEYDIGAYSFTLLEATHRERNGDIMEKRDYISYGLVNQKGKLTNAGALFSDQCPIRNSRIFCTRWNGITKGSIFDDAIDDKEFSGSLIYLLDSATSFIKNNSKKSWRKTSNGRIEKPDYAERAVFEAVVNAIIHRDYLVQGSEVHIDMYDDRVSIWSPGGMFDGTTIQEHDIFNIESRRRNPIIADLFNRLRFMERRGSGLTRIVEETKKLVGFSKEYMPEFESTQSEFRTILKNVNHISGQDSGQDSGQDSGQDDTIKEILEFCGVARARNEIQEFCGIKSRDYFRKKILNPLLENGKLKRTLPDKPNSKNQKYIKE, encoded by the coding sequence GTGACCAAGGTGCTGGAAAATTATATTGAAACGTTGATAGCAGAAGCTACAGAGATAGATTTTAAGGCAGACTTAGAAGTAAAGAAGCCTAAAAGCTGGTTAAAAAGTGTTAGTTCATTTGCTAATGGAATTGGAGGAATATTAATTTTTGGAGTAGATGATAATAAAGAAATTAAAGGATTATCAGATATTCAAAAAACTTCTGAAAGAATTACAGAGCTTATTAAGGAAAAAATTGAGCCACAGCCAGAAATAATTATGAAACCTTATAAATCAAAAGATAGAAAAGAGGTTCTTTGTGTCAAAGTATATTCTGGAATGGCAACACCATATTATTATTCTAATGATGGAAATAAGATAGCTTTTATTAGGATTGGAAATCAATCAGTAATAGCGCCACCACATATATTAAATGAATTAATATTAAAAGGACAAAATAGGACTTATGATTCTCTAATTTCAGAGTATGATATTGGAGCGTATAGTTTTACTTTGCTGGAAGCAACTCATAGAGAAAGAAATGGAGATATAATGGAGAAAAGAGACTATATTTCCTATGGACTTGTAAATCAAAAAGGAAAGCTTACTAATGCAGGAGCATTATTTTCAGATCAATGTCCTATAAGAAACTCTAGGATATTTTGCACCAGATGGAATGGTATTACTAAAGGGTCAATATTTGATGATGCAATTGATGATAAAGAGTTTAGTGGAAGTTTGATTTATCTTTTAGATAGTGCTACAAGTTTTATAAAAAATAATTCTAAAAAAAGCTGGAGAAAAACAAGTAATGGGAGAATAGAAAAGCCAGATTATGCAGAAAGAGCTGTGTTTGAGGCAGTTGTAAATGCTATTATTCATAGGGACTATCTAGTTCAGGGAAGTGAAGTTCATATTGATATGTATGATGACAGAGTATCTATATGGTCACCAGGAGGAATGTTTGATGGAACAACAATTCAAGAACATGATATATTTAATATTGAATCAAGAAGAAGAAATCCTATTATAGCCGATTTATTTAATAGACTTAGATTTATGGAACGCAGGGGAAGTGGCCTAACAAGAATAGTTGAAGAAACAAAAAAACTTGTTGGATTTTCAAAAGAATATATGCCAGAATTTGAATCGACTCAATCAGAATTTAGAACAATTTTGAAGAATGTAAATCATATTAGTGGTCAAGATAGTGGTCAAGATAGTGGTCAAGATAGTGGTCAAGATGATACGATAAAAGAAATACTTGAATTTTGCGGAGTGGCAAGAGCTAGAAATGAAATTCAAGAATTTTGTGGAATAAAAAGTCGTGATTATTTTAGAAAAAAAATCTTAAATCCTCTATTAGAAAATGGCAAGTTAAAGAGGACTTTGCCAGATAAGCCTAATAGCAAAAATCAAAAGTATATTAAAGAATAA
- a CDS encoding iron-sulfur cluster assembly scaffold protein yields the protein MMYSKEVEEMCVLAKGPNHGSAPIPEEGKWVQSKEVTDISGLTHGIGWCAPQQGACKLTLNVKEGIIQEALVETIGCSGMTHSAAMASEILPGKTILEALNTDLVCDAINTAMRELFLQIVYGRTQTAFSEGGLPIGAGLEDLGKGLRSQVGTMYGTLAKGPRYLEMAEGYVTDIAIDADKEIIGYKFVNLGKMMESIGKGMDANEALEKAKGQYGRVAEAAELMDPRHK from the coding sequence ATGATGTATTCAAAAGAAGTTGAAGAAATGTGTGTACTTGCTAAAGGTCCTAATCACGGATCAGCACCAATTCCTGAAGAAGGAAAATGGGTTCAATCTAAAGAAGTTACTGATATATCAGGTTTAACTCATGGAATAGGTTGGTGTGCGCCACAACAAGGAGCTTGTAAATTAACATTAAACGTTAAAGAAGGTATTATCCAAGAGGCGTTAGTTGAAACAATTGGATGTTCAGGAATGACTCATTCAGCTGCTATGGCTTCAGAAATATTACCAGGAAAGACAATATTAGAAGCATTAAACACAGATTTAGTTTGTGATGCTATAAACACAGCTATGAGAGAATTATTCTTACAAATCGTTTATGGAAGAACTCAAACTGCATTCTCAGAAGGTGGACTACCTATCGGAGCAGGTCTTGAAGATTTAGGTAAGGGATTAAGATCTCAAGTTGGTACTATGTACGGAACTCTTGCAAAAGGACCTAGGTACTTAGAAATGGCTGAAGGCTATGTTACAGACATCGCTATAGATGCAGATAAAGAAATCATTGGATATAAGTTTGTTAACTTAGGAAAAATGATGGAAAGCATTGGAAAAGGCATGGATGCTAATGAAGCATTAGAAAAGGCTAAGGGACAATACGGAAGAGTTGCTGAAGCTGCTGAATTAATGGATCCAAGACATAAATAA
- a CDS encoding DUF4179 domain-containing protein, with protein MNKLDDFDKLLKKKAQEDVCYIPEKLNKNINNILANLPENKKYKRPIIKIALVAALVAAISGTTVMASTNPAVKNMVNGILSYFNNKSDTRYITDKTSFDKFNKSVGISAEDKGIKLTVDNIATDDNFINIFYTIESQSSIDMFPNDDEAKIFDAVLSTPFLQLKINGKEAEPANHSDVDAYFESDKVLKVMRRFNVSQIDLPEEFDLEISTDEIFRTKGEWEIKASVDKSDIAVETKTVKPNINKIINLGDYKHNITIDKVSISPFGNQIVISEKTSDDNIFDTFAIFDDNDTNLDVLNIDMSGNSFGKATNSFEFIKGTINMKYISLVPIKFTESGNSIIEKVDIQKLPITFKTSNTGSRVVDKIEFDKNVIRIKYHNEGIQFYDPAFLFYDVDGNELDLGTCGGATAVDRQTGQFTETLTFANKNVDFSKITQIGTFTGVDHMELFKDQAIKINLQ; from the coding sequence TTGAATAAATTAGATGATTTTGATAAGCTGTTGAAGAAAAAGGCTCAAGAAGATGTCTGTTACATACCAGAGAAATTAAATAAAAACATTAATAACATACTTGCTAACTTACCTGAGAATAAAAAATATAAAAGGCCTATAATAAAAATAGCCTTAGTTGCTGCATTGGTAGCTGCCATATCCGGAACTACTGTTATGGCAAGCACAAATCCAGCAGTTAAAAATATGGTGAATGGGATTCTATCTTACTTTAACAATAAAAGCGATACAAGGTATATTACTGATAAAACCAGTTTTGACAAATTTAATAAATCAGTAGGGATTTCAGCTGAGGACAAAGGTATAAAATTAACAGTAGATAATATAGCAACAGATGATAATTTTATTAATATCTTTTATACTATAGAAAGCCAAAGCTCCATAGATATGTTTCCTAATGACGACGAGGCTAAGATTTTTGACGCTGTTTTATCCACTCCTTTTCTACAACTTAAAATCAACGGAAAAGAAGCAGAGCCAGCCAACCATAGCGATGTAGATGCTTATTTTGAGAGTGATAAGGTTTTAAAGGTAATGAGGAGATTTAACGTATCTCAAATTGATTTACCTGAGGAGTTTGACCTTGAAATATCTACAGATGAAATATTTAGAACAAAAGGAGAATGGGAAATTAAGGCGAGCGTAGATAAATCTGATATTGCTGTTGAAACTAAAACAGTAAAGCCGAATATAAATAAAATTATTAATCTAGGAGACTATAAGCATAATATTACAATAGATAAGGTGTCTATTTCACCTTTTGGAAATCAAATAGTTATAAGTGAAAAAACTTCGGATGACAATATATTTGACACATTTGCTATTTTTGATGATAATGATACTAATTTAGATGTATTAAACATAGATATGAGTGGTAATAGTTTTGGTAAAGCAACGAATTCTTTTGAATTCATAAAAGGAACTATCAATATGAAATATATAAGCTTAGTCCCAATAAAATTTACTGAGTCAGGTAACTCTATTATTGAAAAGGTTGATATACAGAAGCTTCCTATAACTTTTAAAACAAGTAATACTGGCAGCAGGGTTGTTGATAAGATAGAGTTTGATAAAAACGTAATAAGGATTAAATACCATAATGAAGGGATTCAATTTTATGATCCCGCATTTCTATTCTACGATGTGGATGGAAATGAGCTTGACCTTGGTACCTGTGGCGGCGCTACAGCAGTTGATAGACAAACTGGGCAATTTACCGAAACACTAACTTTCGCTAATAAAAATGTGGATTTTTCAAAAATTACACAAATTGGTACCTTTACTGGAGTAGATCATATGGAGTTGTTTAAAGATCAAGCTATAAAAATTAATTTACAATAA
- a CDS encoding flavodoxin domain-containing protein — translation MKTIVIYKSKTGFTRKYAEWIAEDLSADTFDISKVTINILTAYDTIIYGGSLYAIGIIGVKLITQNIDKLKDKKIVVFATGASPSREDGINEIIDKNFTQEQQKYIKFFYLRGGFNYSKLNLFDKFLMTLLKWKIKNKKQEELSSDEIGMLAIYDKPVDFTEKKNIDRIITYVNT, via the coding sequence ATGAAGACTATAGTAATATATAAGTCAAAGACAGGCTTCACAAGGAAATATGCAGAATGGATTGCGGAAGATTTGTCAGCAGATACTTTTGATATATCAAAGGTGACCATCAATATACTAACCGCATATGATACCATAATTTATGGGGGGAGTTTGTATGCGATAGGAATCATTGGAGTAAAGTTAATAACACAAAACATTGACAAACTTAAAGATAAAAAGATAGTTGTTTTTGCAACTGGAGCATCGCCATCAAGAGAGGATGGAATAAATGAAATTATAGATAAAAATTTTACTCAAGAGCAACAAAAATATATTAAGTTTTTTTATTTAAGAGGTGGCTTTAATTATAGTAAACTAAATCTTTTTGATAAATTCCTTATGACATTACTGAAATGGAAAATAAAGAATAAAAAGCAGGAGGAGTTATCATCTGATGAAATAGGTATGCTTGCTATATATGATAAGCCAGTAGATTTTACAGAGAAGAAAAATATAGATAGAATAATAACTTATGTTAATACGTAA
- a CDS encoding IS3 family transposase (programmed frameshift) produces the protein MSNKLFTKEEIELISRNKYVKNVSERSITYTDEFRRIFISEYEKGKFPRKIFEESDFVISILEIGRIESISKKWRAAYKENGIHGLDDTRKGKAGRPRDKELSIDEKYERLKVQTTLLKAENELLKKLDFDRKESDKTKIGSLTKENFILIKSVIKKYKLKNMTSYLCTLAGVSRSGYYNYFSAKSECLRSKRNDNDLEVKDIILKAFNFKKHKKGARQIKMVLKSQYGVVYNLKRIRRLMKKYDIVCPYRKANPYRRMVKATKEHKVLPNVLNRNFKQNTPGKVLLTDITYLFYKNKSKKAYLSTIKDASTNEIMAYNVSDSLTLDIVIDTITNLKKSKSVKFHPEAFIHSDQGSHYTSPKFQKLVKECGFGQSMSRRGNCWDNAPQESFFGHFKDEVNIKQCQTLEDLKNEIDQYMIYYNNYRYQWNLKRMTPVEYRNHLIDSTQYF, from the exons ATGAGTAATAAGTTATTTACAAAAGAAGAAATAGAATTGATATCTAGAAATAAATATGTAAAAAATGTTAGTGAAAGATCAATTACATATACAGATGAATTCAGACGAATTTTTATATCAGAATACGAAAAAGGAAAGTTTCCACGAAAGATATTTGAAGAATCTGATTTCGTGATAAGTATCTTAGAGATTGGACGAATTGAATCGATAAGTAAAAAATGGCGTGCTGCCTATAAGGAAAACGGTATACATGGTTTAGATGATACAAGAAAAGGCAAAGCTGGGCGACCTCGTGATAAGGAACTTTCTATAGACGAAAAATATGAACGTCTTAAAGTACAAACTACTCTACTGAAAGCTGAGAATGAATTATTAAAAAAACTCGATT TTGATAGAAAGGAGAGTGATAAAACGAAAATAGGTTCATTAACAAAAGAAAATTTCATTCTTATTAAATCAGTAATTAAAAAATATAAATTAAAGAATATGACAAGCTATTTATGCACATTAGCTGGTGTATCACGTTCTGGATATTATAATTATTTTTCAGCAAAATCCGAATGCTTGCGCAGCAAGCGCAACGATAATGATTTGGAAGTTAAAGATATAATTTTAAAGGCATTCAACTTCAAAAAACATAAAAAAGGTGCAAGACAAATAAAGATGGTATTGAAATCTCAATATGGAGTTGTATATAATCTAAAACGTATTCGCAGACTTATGAAAAAATATGACATAGTTTGTCCTTATAGAAAAGCAAATCCATATAGACGAATGGTAAAAGCAACTAAAGAACATAAAGTCTTACCTAATGTGCTTAATAGGAATTTCAAACAGAATACCCCTGGCAAAGTATTGCTTACGGATATTACCTATTTGTTCTATAAAAATAAAAGCAAAAAGGCTTATTTGTCGACCATTAAAGATGCATCAACTAATGAAATAATGGCTTATAATGTATCTGATAGTCTCACATTAGATATAGTTATCGATACTATCACCAATCTTAAGAAATCAAAAAGTGTAAAATTTCATCCTGAAGCTTTCATTCATTCAGATCAAGGATCACACTACACAAGTCCTAAATTTCAGAAGTTAGTAAAAGAATGTGGGTTTGGTCAATCTATGTCTAGACGAGGAAACTGTTGGGACAACGCCCCGCAGGAATCATTCTTTGGGCATTTCAAAGATGAAGTAAACATAAAACAATGCCAAACATTAGAAGACCTAAAAAATGAGATAGACCAGTACATGATTTATTATAACAACTATAGATATCAATGGAATTTAAAAAGGATGACTCCTGTTGAATACAGAAATCATCTCATTGATTCTACACAGTATTTTTAA
- a CDS encoding ATP-binding protein, protein MGGKINVVERDDELIFSNLGSFIPRSIENVIDRDSPEEYYRNQFLANAMVNLNMIDTIGSGIKKLFILQMQRYFPLPNYNLSDKGKVTVKIIGKIIDENYTKLLINNTNLELKTVIALDKVQKKEQLTENERKMLRQRKKLNINESNKKAVLQGIKTK, encoded by the coding sequence TTGGGTGGAAAAATTAATGTTGTTGAAAGAGACGATGAACTCATATTTTCTAATTTAGGAAGTTTTATTCCACGGAGTATTGAAAATGTAATAGATAGAGATTCACCAGAGGAATATTATAGAAATCAGTTTTTAGCTAATGCCATGGTTAATTTAAATATGATTGATACAATTGGTAGTGGAATAAAGAAGCTGTTTATACTTCAAATGCAAAGATATTTCCCATTGCCAAACTATAATTTATCTGATAAAGGTAAAGTCACAGTTAAAATAATAGGAAAAATAATTGATGAAAATTATACAAAATTACTTATAAATAATACAAATTTAGAATTAAAAACAGTTATTGCATTAGATAAAGTGCAAAAGAAAGAACAGCTCACAGAGAATGAAAGAAAAATGCTTAGACAAAGAAAAAAATTAAATATTAACGAATCCAATAAAAAGGCTGTACTACAAGGTATTAAAACCAAGTAA
- a CDS encoding nucleoside/nucleotide kinase family protein, whose protein sequence is MINKAVIIAVSSVTAGGKTTIINELKKKMKSAKSLHFDDYDFEGEVEDFHQWVMNGADYNEWNLEPLKKDILKFKGDNETQYILLDYPFAYKNDLIKQFIDYAIFIDTPLDIAMARRVLRDMYNATGNEIREDMSFYLKYARIAYEEMLKTILPNSDYVIDGSMELDEIVKQIMNILKINYVSKTNECNS, encoded by the coding sequence ATGATAAATAAAGCAGTAATAATAGCAGTATCAAGTGTTACAGCAGGTGGAAAAACAACAATAATAAACGAACTCAAGAAAAAAATGAAAAGTGCTAAATCACTTCATTTTGATGATTATGATTTTGAAGGAGAAGTTGAGGATTTTCATCAATGGGTGATGAATGGAGCAGATTATAATGAATGGAACTTAGAGCCACTAAAAAAGGATATATTGAAATTCAAAGGAGATAATGAGACTCAATATATTTTATTGGATTATCCATTTGCATATAAAAATGATTTGATTAAACAATTTATAGATTATGCGATTTTTATTGACACTCCTTTAGATATAGCAATGGCAAGACGTGTGTTACGTGATATGTATAATGCTACTGGGAATGAAATCAGGGAAGATATGAGTTTTTATTTGAAATATGCGAGAATTGCATATGAAGAAATGCTAAAGACTATTCTGCCAAATTCGGATTATGTTATAGATGGCAGTATGGAGTTAGATGAAATTGTCAAACAAATTATGAATATATTAAAAATAAATTATGTGAGCAAAACGAATGAATGTAATTCATAA
- a CDS encoding IS3 family transposase: MEGSRKKAINTRILHEYKYISIKELHDENGYSIADLCNLASIARSSYYKWINRSETELDKENSIILKEIVKLYEDVHGIYGYRRITMNINRRLNKQYNHKRIYRLMKSINMKSVIRKKRKSYLQSTPQITAENKLNREFYATKPNEKWLTDVTEFKLLNGQKAYLSAIFNLSDKSIISYVVGHSNNNQLVFDTLDLAVIANPTAKPLFHSDRGFQYTNRTFKAKLDKINATQSMSRVSRCIDNGPMEGFWGTLKCEMYYLQKFYTYEELRQSIDEYIVFYNTKRLQKNLKGLTPIEYRNQTLAS, encoded by the coding sequence ATTGAAGGAAGTAGAAAGAAGGCGATAAACACTAGAATACTCCACGAATATAAATATATTTCTATAAAAGAATTACATGATGAAAATGGCTATTCAATAGCTGATTTATGCAATTTAGCTAGTATTGCACGATCATCTTACTACAAATGGATTAACCGTTCAGAGACTGAATTAGATAAAGAGAATTCGATAATACTAAAAGAAATTGTTAAACTTTATGAAGATGTACATGGTATCTATGGATACCGCCGGATAACAATGAATATAAATCGACGTCTTAATAAACAGTATAATCATAAACGAATTTATAGATTAATGAAGTCTATTAACATGAAATCAGTTATAAGAAAAAAGAGAAAGTCTTATTTGCAAAGTACTCCACAAATCACGGCAGAAAACAAATTAAATAGAGAATTCTATGCAACGAAACCAAATGAAAAATGGTTAACAGATGTTACTGAATTCAAGCTACTTAATGGTCAAAAGGCTTACCTCAGTGCAATATTTAATTTATCAGATAAAAGCATTATTTCTTATGTGGTCGGTCACTCAAATAACAATCAACTTGTTTTTGATACACTTGACTTAGCAGTAATTGCTAATCCGACCGCAAAGCCACTTTTTCATAGTGACAGGGGATTTCAGTATACCAATAGAACTTTTAAGGCTAAACTTGATAAAATCAATGCAACTCAAAGCATGTCACGTGTCAGTAGGTGTATCGACAACGGACCAATGGAAGGTTTTTGGGGAACTCTCAAATGTGAGATGTATTATTTGCAAAAGTTTTATACATATGAAGAATTGAGACAATCAATTGATGAGTACATAGTATTTTATAATACAAAAAGGTTACAGAAAAACTTAAAAGGTCTGACTCCAATTGAATATCGAAATCAGACCTTAGCTTCATAA